A window of Streptomyces sp. NBC_01689 genomic DNA:
CGGGTGGAGGAGGCTCGGCTGGAGGCGCTGCGCGGCGGCTGGGAGCGGGCCGTGACGACGCTGGACGAGGCCAGGGGGTACGGGCGACCACGGGCCGCCGGACTGGGTGACCAGATTCGTCGCCTGCTCGGGCAGACCCACATGGTCTACTACGACGGACTGGTGACGGACCCGCGGTACGCGCCCGAGTTGCTGCCGCCGCTGGTCGCCGAGCACGCGGCGCACTCGTATCGGGACGACTCCACGCTGACGTTCCACCTGCGGGGCGCCGACGACGCTCTGGTGTCACTGGCCTACGCGACGCTGGATCAGGTGCGCGACGGCACGTACCGGTACACGGCGACCGGAGCCTTCGGAGCAGCGGTCGAGCGGGCTCGGGAGCTGGCGCGGTGGGGAGACACCGACACCGCGTGGCGGACGCTGACAGACGCACTGCCCCTGTGGGAGCCGCTGGGACCGGACCACCTGGTACCGCTGGGGTGGGTGGCCGATCCGGTCCTCGGGCCGCTGCTGACCCCGGAGCGGGGCCGCGAGCTGTTGTCCACGCCGAGGGGAGGGCAGCCGGGTGAGGCTCCGAGGCCGACGGCCTGGCTCGACCCGGGCGGCCTGGCGTGGCTTGCGGAGCCGGACCCGGGCAACCGTCGCACGTCCTACCGGTTCGTTCTGGTGGAAGGCGTGGAGCCGGAGGAGTTGGCCGGAAGGCTCACGGACACGGACGGGATCGCCACCGTGCTGAACGAACCCATGACCCTCTGGGAGGCGCGTCGAAGGTCGCTCCACGGTCGAAGGGAGTACTCGTCCCACGACGACACCCCTTCCATGGTGGTCGGCCGGGCCGGCACCGGTTGGAGCTTCGCCTTCGACGGCGATCCCACCCCGTTCGACCAGCGGCGGTTCGTCTCCCCGGCCGCAGCCGCCGGCGCGGGCGCCACCCGCGCGGTGGTGGTGTGGAGCGGCCTGAGGGCACGTCACGGGAAGCCGTTCTTCCACCTGTCCGTGGCCCATGACGGTACGGAGCAGTACGCATTCACGTATGCGGCCGGAGAGATCCGGTCGACCGGGGAGATACCACGGGCGCTCGACCCCGGTCGGCTCTTCGGTGACCTGGAGGTTGCTGTCGGGGCTGAACGGTCGATGTTGGAGGCGGTGACCGGGGAGTTCGG
This region includes:
- a CDS encoding SMI1/KNR4 family protein codes for the protein MADTTTFDWRTFLLKWSGEWADSLPDGETLGADDETARRARWLGFPATSEERVAALEERLGRRVPPSYREFLKVSDGWRHAGGFVSLLAGAEEARWHDNESGLADVFEEYLDEDAGSEERREADIWRRGLQLDVVSDITHVLMDPEDVDERGEWAVYTWASWRAEPPERHTNFVEFMRDMHREFHSLQAHRSDGEPVFVDDTTQRQDTRVEEARLEALRGGWERAVTTLDEARGYGRPRAAGLGDQIRRLLGQTHMVYYDGLVTDPRYAPELLPPLVAEHAAHSYRDDSTLTFHLRGADDALVSLAYATLDQVRDGTYRYTATGAFGAAVERARELARWGDTDTAWRTLTDALPLWEPLGPDHLVPLGWVADPVLGPLLTPERGRELLSTPRGGQPGEAPRPTAWLDPGGLAWLAEPDPGNRRTSYRFVLVEGVEPEELAGRLTDTDGIATVLNEPMTLWEARRRSLHGRREYSSHDDTPSMVVGRAGTGWSFAFDGDPTPFDQRRFVSPAAAAGAGATRAVVVWSGLRARHGKPFFHLSVAHDGTEQYAFTYAAGEIRSTGEIPRALDPGRLFGDLEVAVGAERSMLEAVTGEFGVRLPRHAIVNGQLRTFTARSWKRPPANGETYPVIRPHRVGVRLADGEQTECGEPGSS